TGAAAGAGCAAACAATGCAATAAGTGACGCGATCCGAACTAAAGTATTAGAAAAAAGAGCATGCCATTGTGCAAAACCTAGTTCAGGATGCAATAACAAAAATCCAATAATAAAGAAAGAATAAACAGCAAAATAAACCGCGGTAACTCGTTGAATCAACCAATCCTTTAGCCCATTACCTGTTAAGCTGGTGACATTATTTACCATATCCAGATTCCTAGAAAAATTGACAAAATAATGGCAAGAATAATGACTAAAACAGCGGAACGCCGACCAGCATTAAGATGCTCACCAAACCCCATATCCATCAAAAGATGTCTAATCCCTGCAAGTACGTGATAAATCATTGCCGCACCAAATGCCCACAGGATCATTTTATAAGCAGGATGAGACAACAAACTTTTCACTTGTGTAAAGGCTTCTTCAGATTGCATTGATTGGCCAAAAATATAAAGCATTATGGGTAACAGTAAAAATAAAACTACCCCTGAAATCCTATGTAAAATGGACGCTATTGCCATAGGGGGATAATTTAAACTACCCAAATCCAGATTAACGGGTCTTTTTTTGTTCACTGTGAGTTTCTTCCTTAATTAGAAAAGTTAATTAAATAAAGCACAAATGCGAAGTATAGCACTCTGTTGTTATCGCGCAAGATTAAGTCGATATGGATTCTAATCAAAATGTAACTTGTCTATCTCTAATCCAAATAAATTTGTCGGTTATCTCTATTCTTCAAGGGCTCTTTTTACTTGATAAGATCTTAAAATTAAAGATAAAAAATATTTCATAGGTTACAATTTTATCAATTTGTTATTTTATTGGTATAATTAATATACATTTACTGTATTAGGCATCAATTATGGCTATCTCTAACGATCCAAATGAACGGTTGACTTATTGTGTCTCTAAAGGTCTTGTTAAAACCGTAAAATCTCTTATTAATGATATAAATCAAATTCAGAAAATTCAACCAAAAACTATTGATATGGCAATAGAAAGTGCCTTAATGACAGCAACCTCCAAGGAAGCAGAGCCAGGCGAGCGAATTAATAAGCAATGGGAAATTATCACGCTATTATGCAATATACCCAAAGGGCTACCGCAA
This sequence is a window from Legionella cherrii. Protein-coding genes within it:
- the sdhC gene encoding succinate dehydrogenase, cytochrome b556 subunit: MNKKRPVNLDLGSLNYPPMAIASILHRISGVVLFLLLPIMLYIFGQSMQSEEAFTQVKSLLSHPAYKMILWAFGAAMIYHVLAGIRHLLMDMGFGEHLNAGRRSAVLVIILAIILSIFLGIWIW
- the sdhD gene encoding succinate dehydrogenase, hydrophobic membrane anchor protein; amino-acid sequence: MVNNVTSLTGNGLKDWLIQRVTAVYFAVYSFFIIGFLLLHPELGFAQWHALFSNTLVRIASLIALFALSLHAWIGIWTVTTDYMKCTALRLSVQMLVVLWLLSQFTWGLMILWGR